The following coding sequences lie in one Drosophila bipectinata strain 14024-0381.07 chromosome XR, DbipHiC1v2, whole genome shotgun sequence genomic window:
- the LOC108133459 gene encoding uncharacterized protein: MPLVKKGPLKRHKWPTEELQKAAKVIIDKDTKKPKKIKSKGKVKGKSKSKVKSKSKDKSNDKVAAETEGNAEVVVASSASRVERGSGDGPHQPRSQPSLVALHFSDISLRHSDVQLLQSHSEGLNERLVAFYFAYLQHRRYRTEPDLIFLPPALTARLGHMDMRELRHTVRDRRLHEKPFILLPLSTHPRPHGHWSLLLVSRPDGKFFHFDSQDNFHTKLAGSMAETLRAPLGAWDFVVVTGRCLQQHPQIYGDPQSGIHLFCMAEHVADYVTRCGYATSSLLIAWEQIDAMRTSLLQLIQSLGGILPPKKGH; the protein is encoded by the exons ATGCCGCTGGTCAAGAAGGGACCTCTCAAAAGACACAAATGGCCGACCGAGGAGCTCCAGAAGGCCGCCAAAGTTATCATCGACAAGGATACTAAGAAACCCAAGAAGATCAAGTCCAAGGGCAAGGTGAAGGGCAAATCCAAGTCCAAGGTCAAGTCCAAGTCAAAGGACAAGTCCAACGACAAAGTCGCTGCTGAGACAGAAGGTAATGCGGAGGTGGTCGTCGCCTCCAGTGCCTCACGGGTGGAACGAGGCAGCGGAGATGGTCCCCATCAGCCGCGTTCCCAACCGAGTCTGGTGGCTTTGCATTTCTCGGACATCTCGCTCCGGCATTCGGATGTCCAATTGCTGCAGTCCCACAGCGAAGGACTCAACGAACGGCTGGTGGCCTTCTACTTTGCATACTTGCAGCACCGTAGGTATCGCACCGAGCCGGATCTGATATTCCTACCTCCGGCTCTAACGGCCCGGTTGGGGCACATGGATATGCGGGAGCTAAGGCACACGGTCCGCGATCGACGCCTCCACGAGAAGCCTTTTATTTTGCTTCCGTTGTCCACTCATCCAAG ACCCCATGGACATTGGTCCTTACTGTTGGTTTCCCGGCCGGATGGAAAATTCTTTCATTTCGATTCTCAGGACAATTTCCATACCAAGCTGGCGGGTTCAATGGCGGAAACTTTGCGAGCACCCCTCGGTGCCTGGGACTTTGTGGTAGTCACCGGCCGCTGTCTTCAGCAACATCCCCAGATATATGGTGATCCCCAATCGGGTATCCATCTCTTTTGCATGGCCGAACATGTGGCTGACTATGTGACCCGGTGTGGCTATGCCACCAGTTCCCTACTGATTGCCTGGGAACAGATCGACGCCATGCGCACCAGTCTGCTGCAGTTGATCCAATCTCTAGGAGGTATCCTGCCCCCTAAGAAGGGTCACTAA
- the LOC108133458 gene encoding uncharacterized protein, translating into MRSLFSSRYSNSRKEFYERYEAARILHPDLPLCERPVEPARKEIVDCSIRRRYKSYRELGNQTTEQWQSEAWLSNDRLPIVVRRSIETRTSRVLLPRYDPSTATHEFSHNGRPQRGRRPGTSAIAKCASDFAKQVGGYQSSRSPSPVPELDPLRLDYSDEDDNRNINIVLSDDSDIEFVEFKTKMPSPFFPSSPSSDSDGDADAMPQSLELAPKVKGKRGRPPKNVLPVYGCGFYDVNANKENIPPTNCHDLDTNNSPRASTMRGRPKFLCPIPTCGQVFALRRLLYKHQRDAGHHNWTHKCDKCGQIFRTAGFKRMHAEAACERNLLKKKPKTK; encoded by the exons ATGCGTAGTCTATTTTCAAGTCGGTACAGTAATTCGCGAAAAGAATTCTATGAACGTTATGAAg ctgcTCGGATATTGCATCCAGATCTTCCATTGTGTGAGCGACCTGTAGAGCCAGCCCGAAAGGAAATCGTCGACTGCTCGATTCGGCGTCGATACAAGTCCTACAGGGAGCTTGGCAATCAGACGACCGAACAGTGGCAGAGCGAAGCCTGGCTATCCAACGATCGTCTACCGATTGTGGTGCGTCGTTCCATTGAAACCAGGACGAGCAGGGTCCTGTTGCCGCGCTACGATCCTTCCACAGCCACCCACGAGTTCAGTCACAACGGCAGGCCGCAACGAGGTCGTCGTCCCGGCACCTCCGCCATCGCCAAGTGCGCCTCTGATTTCGCAAAGCAAGTGGGCGGTTATCAGTCCAGTCGATCACCATCGCCGGTTCCTGAGTTAGATCCCCTTCGATTGGACTACTCTGACGAGGACGATAACAGAAACATTAATATCGTGCTCTCCGACGATTCCGACATAGAGTTCGTAGAGTTTAAAACCAAGATGCCGTCACCATTCTTTCCGTCATCGCCGTCTTCCGATTCGGATGGCGATGCGGATGCCATGCCGCAAAGCCTGGAACTGGCGCCAAAGGTCAAGGGCAAACGAGGTCGTCCTCCCAAGAATGTTCTACCCGTATACGGCTGTGGATTCTACGACGTCAATGCGAACAAGGAGAACATTCCACCTACAAACTGCCATGATCTGGACACGAACAACAGTCCACGGGCCAGTACTATGAGAGGACGCCCCAAGTTTTTGTGCCCAATTCCAACGTGTGGACAAGTTTTTGCGCTACG CCGTTTGTTGTACAAACATCAACGTGATGCTGGCCACCACAACTGGACACACAAGTGCGATAAGTGTGGCCAGATCTTTCGCACGGCAGGCTTCAAGAGGATGCATGCCGAGGCAGCCTGTGAGCGCAATTTGTTGAAAAAGAAACCGAAAACCAAATGA